A window from Bordetella petrii encodes these proteins:
- a CDS encoding PLP-dependent aminotransferase family protein gives MKELILSECLLQRLERHTAIPLSRQIYDILRGLILDGDVPAGTKLPATRALAADTGLSRNTVLHAYDQLLAEGYLVSAFGSGTFVSDTVPAVQQPPVADHAPGAALPPQFALSRRGSQLVHEASASDRQWGAFVPGVPDVSLFPRAVWARLQGRRWRQSQPELLTYAHGAGYMPLRRALAEHLRLSRSVKCEADQIVLTSGIHQSLSLLARLLGDHGNTAWMENPGYWGARSTLAACGITPVPVAVDSEGMAPSAQQLRDPPRFIFVTPSHQYPLGMVMSLARRRMLLEYAHSRGAWLVEDDYDSEFRFDGRPIASLQGLDQHDRVLYLGTFSKTLFPGFRLGYMVLPKPLASHMATGLSELYREGRLMDQAVLADFIEGGHYASHIRRMRQRYSARQALLREAITARFGADWPISTHEAGLHLVMHLPDGTDDLGISIAARTLDLHARPLSRYYANEHDARPGVLLGYACVPEAEIRPSFDRLVQVITPALDHVQRSQRRPVYSDKLNAEAWSGA, from the coding sequence TTGAAAGAACTGATTCTGTCCGAGTGCCTGCTGCAGCGATTGGAACGCCATACGGCCATTCCGCTATCCCGGCAGATCTACGACATTCTGCGCGGGCTGATCCTGGACGGTGACGTGCCGGCCGGGACCAAGCTGCCGGCCACCCGGGCACTGGCGGCCGATACAGGGTTATCCCGCAATACGGTCCTGCATGCTTACGATCAGTTGCTGGCCGAAGGGTACCTGGTCTCGGCGTTCGGAAGTGGTACCTTCGTTTCGGACACCGTGCCTGCCGTGCAGCAGCCGCCCGTGGCCGACCACGCGCCGGGCGCGGCGCTGCCGCCGCAGTTCGCCCTGTCGCGGCGCGGGTCGCAACTGGTGCACGAGGCCTCGGCCTCGGACCGGCAGTGGGGCGCGTTTGTGCCGGGCGTGCCCGACGTGTCGCTGTTTCCGCGCGCGGTGTGGGCGCGCCTGCAGGGCCGGCGCTGGCGGCAATCGCAGCCCGAGCTGCTGACCTATGCGCACGGCGCCGGCTACATGCCGCTGCGCCGGGCGCTGGCCGAGCACCTGCGGCTGTCGCGCTCGGTGAAATGCGAAGCCGACCAGATCGTGCTGACCAGCGGCATCCATCAGTCGCTGAGCCTGCTGGCGCGGCTGCTGGGCGACCATGGCAACACGGCCTGGATGGAGAACCCCGGCTACTGGGGCGCCCGCTCGACCCTGGCGGCCTGCGGCATTACGCCCGTGCCGGTGGCGGTCGACAGCGAGGGCATGGCGCCCAGCGCCCAGCAGCTGCGCGATCCGCCGCGCTTCATTTTCGTGACCCCGTCGCACCAGTATCCGCTGGGCATGGTGATGAGCCTGGCGCGCCGGCGCATGCTGCTGGAATACGCCCACAGCCGCGGCGCATGGCTGGTCGAGGACGACTACGACAGCGAATTCCGCTTCGACGGCCGGCCCATCGCCTCGCTGCAGGGCCTGGACCAGCACGACCGGGTACTGTACCTGGGCACGTTCTCCAAGACGCTGTTCCCGGGATTCCGGCTGGGCTACATGGTGCTGCCCAAGCCGCTGGCCAGCCACATGGCCACCGGCCTGTCGGAGCTGTATCGCGAAGGGCGCCTGATGGACCAGGCGGTGCTGGCCGACTTTATCGAGGGCGGGCACTACGCCAGCCATATCCGTCGCATGAGGCAGCGCTATTCGGCGCGCCAGGCGCTGCTGCGCGAGGCCATCACCGCGCGGTTCGGCGCCGACTGGCCCATTTCTACCCACGAGGCGGGCCTGCACCTGGTGATGCACCTGCCCGACGGCACGGACGACCTGGGGATTTCCATCGCGGCCCGCACGCTGGACCTGCACGCGCGGCCGCTGTCCCGCTACTATGCCAACGAACACGATGCCCGGCCCGGGGTGCTGCTCGGGTACGCTTGCGTGCCCGAGGCGGAAATCCGTCCGTCTTTCGACCGGCTGGTGCAGGTGATCACGCCCGCGCTGGACCACGTGCAGCGGTCGCAGCGCCGGCCGGTATACAGCGATAAACTGAACGCGGAGGCGTGGAGCGGCGCCTAG